The following are encoded together in the Bacillus cereus group sp. RP43 genome:
- the pepF gene encoding oligoendopeptidase F, translated as MKHVIEKRLIRAEVPTELTWDLSDLYKSDDEWHTALNVLENDIKRLDAFKGQLHTSPATLLNCLLLEEELLMKLTKLGTYANLKDSADRTDPVIQANSSKISALGTKVHTALSFIHNEILSFEEGTIEKYLTEETKLEPFRKSLLEVLKNRQHTLSPETEEALAALGEVHSSPYKIYGMTKLADMDFSSIQDEQGNDLPVSFALFESKYEFSPSAYIRREAYSSFVSTLKRYKNTVATTYATEVKKQVTLSRLRKYESVTHMLLEPQKVPLEMYNNQLDIIYNELAPHMRRFADLKKKVLGLDQMLFCDLHAPLDPEFNPTITYEEAGKLIQESLKVLGPEYSTIIEKGFKERWVDLADNVGKSTGAFCSSPYGSHPYILITWQGTMRGCFTLAHEFGHAGHFYLANKNQRIMNVRPSMYFIEAPSTMNELLLAQHLLATTEDKRMRRWVILQLLGTYYHNFVTHLLEGEYQRRVYTLAEEGHALTATNLTEIKTNVLSTFWGDSVEIDEGAGLTWMRQPHYYMGLYSYTYSAGLTASTAVAQMIKEEGQPAVNRWLDVLRAGGTMKPLELMKHAGVDMSKPDAIRKAVSYVGSLIDELERSYQE; from the coding sequence ATGAAACATGTAATTGAGAAACGCCTTATTCGCGCGGAAGTTCCTACTGAACTAACATGGGATCTTTCTGATTTGTATAAGTCTGATGATGAATGGCACACTGCACTAAATGTATTAGAAAATGATATAAAAAGACTCGATGCATTTAAAGGACAATTACACACTAGCCCCGCTACCTTATTAAATTGCCTGCTTTTAGAAGAAGAGCTTTTAATGAAGTTAACAAAACTCGGCACATATGCAAATTTAAAAGATTCCGCTGATCGTACAGATCCAGTTATTCAAGCGAACTCTTCCAAAATTTCCGCTTTAGGAACGAAAGTACATACTGCACTATCCTTTATTCATAACGAAATCCTCTCATTTGAAGAAGGAACAATTGAAAAATATTTAACTGAGGAAACAAAACTCGAACCTTTCCGTAAATCATTACTAGAGGTACTCAAAAACAGGCAGCATACTCTCTCTCCTGAAACAGAAGAAGCTCTTGCTGCACTCGGTGAAGTTCATAGTTCCCCCTACAAAATTTACGGCATGACTAAATTAGCCGATATGGATTTCTCTTCTATACAAGATGAACAAGGAAATGATTTGCCTGTATCGTTTGCATTATTTGAAAGCAAATATGAATTTTCTCCAAGCGCATATATACGTAGAGAAGCATATTCATCATTTGTTTCCACATTGAAACGATATAAGAATACAGTTGCAACTACATATGCTACTGAAGTAAAAAAACAAGTGACACTTTCTCGTTTACGCAAGTACGAGTCCGTTACCCATATGCTTTTAGAACCTCAAAAAGTTCCACTTGAAATGTATAACAATCAACTAGATATTATTTATAACGAGTTAGCGCCTCATATGCGCCGTTTTGCAGATTTAAAAAAGAAAGTATTAGGGCTTGACCAAATGCTTTTCTGTGACTTACACGCACCTTTAGATCCTGAATTTAATCCGACAATCACATACGAAGAAGCTGGTAAATTAATTCAAGAATCTTTAAAAGTATTAGGACCTGAATATAGTACTATTATCGAAAAAGGATTTAAAGAGAGATGGGTAGACCTTGCAGATAACGTAGGAAAATCAACAGGTGCCTTCTGCTCTAGTCCATACGGTTCTCACCCATATATTTTAATTACATGGCAGGGTACGATGCGCGGATGTTTCACATTAGCTCATGAATTTGGACATGCTGGCCATTTTTATTTAGCAAATAAAAATCAGCGTATTATGAATGTACGCCCATCTATGTACTTTATTGAAGCACCATCAACGATGAATGAATTACTATTAGCCCAGCATTTACTAGCGACTACTGAAGATAAGAGAATGCGCAGATGGGTTATTCTGCAACTACTTGGCACATATTATCATAACTTTGTTACTCACTTACTTGAGGGTGAATATCAACGTAGAGTATATACTCTAGCAGAAGAAGGACATGCACTTACAGCTACAAATTTAACCGAAATAAAAACAAATGTCCTTTCTACATTCTGGGGAGATTCTGTAGAAATTGATGAAGGTGCCGGCTTAACTTGGATGCGTCAACCTCATTATTATATGGGATTATATTCTTACACATATTCCGCAGGTCTCACTGCATCTACCGCAGTAGCCCAAATGATTAAAGAAGAAGGGCAACCTGCCGTTAATCGCTGGTTAGATGTACTTCGCGCTGGTGGTACGATGAAACCACTCGAATTAATGAAACACGCCGGAGTAGATATGTCAAAACCAGATGCAATCCGTAAAGCTGTTTCTTACGTTGGTTCCTTAATTGATGAATTAGAGCGTTCTTATCAAGAATAA
- the rlmH gene encoding 23S rRNA (pseudouridine(1915)-N(3))-methyltransferase RlmH has product MNISIISIGKLKEKYLKQGIAEYLKRLSSYAKVEVIELPDEKAPENLSEAEMLIVKEKEGIRILDKISDDTHVIALAIEGKQKSSEEFAASLDRLATYGKSKVTFVIGGSLGLSSEVMKRSNESLSFSKMTLPHQLMRLVLLEQVYRAFRINRGEPYHK; this is encoded by the coding sequence GTGAATATCTCGATTATTTCAATCGGAAAATTAAAAGAAAAATACTTAAAACAAGGTATAGCAGAATACTTAAAACGATTATCTTCTTACGCAAAAGTAGAAGTAATTGAATTGCCAGATGAAAAGGCACCAGAAAATTTAAGCGAAGCAGAAATGTTAATTGTAAAAGAAAAAGAAGGCATACGTATACTGGATAAAATTTCTGATGATACGCACGTTATTGCGTTAGCAATAGAAGGAAAACAAAAATCATCAGAAGAATTTGCAGCAAGTCTAGATCGTCTTGCTACATATGGGAAGAGTAAAGTAACGTTTGTAATTGGTGGATCACTTGGACTTAGCTCAGAAGTAATGAAGCGTTCAAACGAATCTCTGTCTTTCTCAAAGATGACATTACCACATCAATTAATGCGATTAGTATTGCTTGAGCAAGTGTATAGAGCGTTTCGTATTAATCGCGGTGAACCGTATCATAAATAA
- a CDS encoding radical SAM protein, with product MKKFKKFYLEITSVCNLACSFCPPTERQKQFISVEDFAKRLDQIKPHTDYIYLHVKGEPLLHPKIDQLLDLSHEKGFKVNITTNGTLINKRRHRLLNKPALRQMNFSLHSFDGHPGSQDKEGYVRSILSFIREATSQSDLIVSLRLWNLTQDNKTNAEIQKNRDLLSIIENEFDLSYQIEEKLTPGKGIKIAERVFINQDYEFQWPALHEEEDDGKGFCHGLRNQAGILANGAVIPCCLDGEGIINLGNINDDSFSNIIEGERAQNIVDGFSKRVAVEELCRKCGYRKRFGK from the coding sequence GTGAAGAAGTTTAAGAAGTTTTACTTGGAGATTACGAGTGTATGTAATCTTGCGTGCAGCTTTTGTCCGCCGACGGAAAGGCAGAAGCAATTCATTTCTGTGGAGGATTTTGCTAAAAGATTAGACCAAATTAAACCTCATACAGACTACATTTATTTGCACGTGAAGGGTGAGCCATTGCTCCATCCGAAAATAGATCAACTGTTAGATTTAAGCCATGAAAAAGGGTTTAAAGTTAATATTACAACGAACGGAACGTTAATTAACAAGAGAAGGCATAGACTGTTAAATAAGCCTGCGTTAAGACAGATGAATTTTTCCCTGCACAGTTTTGATGGACACCCAGGTTCGCAAGATAAAGAGGGCTATGTAAGAAGTATACTTTCATTCATTAGAGAGGCAACGAGTCAATCGGATTTAATCGTCTCACTAAGATTATGGAATTTAACTCAGGATAATAAAACAAATGCTGAAATCCAGAAAAATAGGGATTTATTATCCATAATTGAAAATGAGTTTGATCTATCCTATCAAATTGAAGAGAAGCTTACACCAGGAAAAGGCATAAAAATTGCGGAACGTGTCTTTATTAATCAAGATTATGAATTCCAGTGGCCAGCATTACATGAAGAAGAGGATGATGGAAAAGGTTTCTGTCATGGTCTTCGAAATCAAGCTGGTATTTTAGCAAATGGAGCGGTTATACCTTGTTGTTTAGACGGTGAAGGCATTATTAATCTTGGAAATATTAATGATGATTCATTTTCTAACATTATAGAAGGTGAAAGGGCACAAAATATTGTAGACGGATTTTCGAAAAGGGTTGCGGTTGAAGAACTTTGTAGAAAATGTGGATACCGTAAAAGGTTTGGAAAGTAA
- a CDS encoding trypsin-like peptidase domain-containing protein: protein MSFIDEEKYRIKRAGKKKHKGIVISSIAGTIVGASLFAFGAPLFSNHAGKLPQAEASEKNMAEAQSGNGPVKQISFVDAVDRASEAVVGVINIQRDDFSEADSEAGTGSGVIYKKTDGHAYIVTNNHVVAGANRIEVSLSDGKKIPGKVLGTDVVTDLAVLEIDAKHVKKVIEIGDSNTVRRGEPVIAIGNPLGLQFSGTVTQGIISANERIVPVDLDQDGHYDWQVEVLQTDAAINPGNSGGALVNVAGQLIGINSMKIAAKEVEGIGLAIPVTRAVPIMNELEKYGKVRRPYVGIELRSLNEIPSYYWSKTLQLPGNVTEGVCILDVKSPSPGTDAGLREHDVIVAVDGKAVHDIIGFRTALYNKKINDKMTLTFYRGTKRATTTVKLGIQKY from the coding sequence ATGTCCTTTATTGATGAAGAAAAATATCGTATTAAACGAGCAGGTAAAAAGAAACATAAAGGTATTGTCATTTCTAGCATAGCGGGAACAATTGTAGGGGCTTCATTATTTGCATTTGGAGCTCCTTTATTTTCAAATCATGCAGGTAAGCTTCCGCAAGCTGAAGCAAGTGAAAAAAATATGGCTGAAGCTCAAAGTGGAAATGGTCCTGTTAAACAGATTAGCTTTGTAGACGCTGTTGATCGTGCTTCAGAGGCTGTTGTTGGTGTTATTAACATTCAACGAGACGATTTTTCAGAGGCTGATTCGGAAGCTGGTACAGGTTCTGGTGTGATTTATAAGAAAACAGATGGACATGCGTATATTGTAACGAATAACCACGTTGTTGCTGGGGCGAATCGTATTGAAGTGAGCTTAAGTGACGGTAAGAAAATTCCAGGTAAAGTATTAGGAACCGATGTAGTCACAGACTTGGCGGTATTAGAAATAGATGCAAAGCATGTGAAGAAAGTGATTGAAATTGGGGACTCTAATACCGTTCGTAGAGGAGAACCAGTTATTGCGATTGGAAATCCACTGGGGCTACAATTTTCCGGAACTGTCACACAGGGTATTATTTCGGCTAATGAGCGTATTGTTCCTGTAGATTTAGATCAAGATGGACATTACGATTGGCAAGTAGAAGTATTGCAAACAGATGCGGCAATTAATCCAGGTAATAGTGGTGGGGCGCTTGTAAATGTAGCGGGACAATTAATAGGTATTAACTCAATGAAAATTGCAGCAAAAGAAGTAGAAGGAATTGGATTAGCTATTCCAGTTACGAGAGCTGTTCCTATTATGAATGAGTTAGAAAAGTACGGTAAAGTAAGAAGACCTTATGTTGGGATTGAACTAAGATCATTAAATGAGATTCCGAGTTACTATTGGTCAAAAACGTTACAATTACCAGGTAACGTAACAGAAGGAGTCTGCATTTTAGATGTGAAAAGTCCTTCGCCAGGTACGGATGCTGGTCTTAGAGAACACGATGTTATTGTGGCGGTAGATGGAAAAGCGGTGCATGATATTATTGGGTTCCGCACGGCCTTATATAATAAAAAAATTAATGATAAAATGACTCTTACGTTTTATCGTGGTACAAAACGAGCGACAACAACGGTGAAATTAGGCATTCAAAAGTATTAA
- a CDS encoding CxxH/CxxC protein, whose product MNLPCCLEHVELALDIIVDECEVAPVINNVDNSEEKKKTCEFCQNEATYVVSNTDSHTICG is encoded by the coding sequence ATGAATTTACCTTGTTGTTTAGAACATGTTGAATTAGCATTAGATATCATTGTGGATGAGTGTGAAGTTGCACCGGTTATTAACAATGTGGATAACTCTGAAGAAAAGAAAAAAACATGTGAATTTTGTCAAAATGAGGCGACATATGTTGTATCGAACACAGATTCTCACACAATATGTGGGTAA